One genomic segment of Coffea arabica cultivar ET-39 chromosome 6e, Coffea Arabica ET-39 HiFi, whole genome shotgun sequence includes these proteins:
- the LOC113695908 gene encoding uncharacterized protein gives MDLALQLKVQMAQQVTILPSIFVGEVNVGRSRSRSRTNYRKKFSPLAIQVPFSSLPAEEGGNLTEFKRITGSDTALTRCKVPDSWMGHENTVGIIGGLSASSTAIFLAKLVWGSSRNEKESVPFIVCSDSTIKSELSMYSTRSNDSRIQLHRGVIIENLRCKMAFLEQSGARCIVMPCHVSHVWYREISNGCSVTFLNAGDCVASELKEAKLKPLEGGSKVRVGVLARDTPLVGTFYQEKLQRQGFEVVLPDNPTTEHIIIPAFEALNQKDIEGARNLLRVAIQILLVKAVNIIILAADEFQGLLPGSDPLLKKCIDPLDSLARSTIQWARSTKDGMAHRTWLTNK, from the exons ATGGATCTGGCTTTGCAGCTGAAAGTGCAAATGGCACAGCAAGTAACGATATTGCCTTCTATATTCGTTGGTGAAGTTAATGTCGGCaggagtaggagtaggagtaggaCCAATTATAGGAAAAAATTTAGTCCACTGGCCATCCAAGTGCCTTTTTCATCATTGCCAGCGGAAGAGGGTGGAAATCTGACAGAATTCAAAAGGATCACTGGCTCAGACACAGCTCTAACAAGATGCAAAGTACCTGATTCCTGGATGGGCCATGAGAATACTGTGGGAATCATTGGTGGCTTATCTGCTTCCTCAACAGCTATTTTCCTGGCAAAACTTGTTTGGGGGAGTTCAAGGAACGAGAAAGAATCCGTGCCTTTTATTGTCTGCAGTGACTCAACCATAAAGAGTGAGCTTTCCATGTATAGTACTCGCAGCAATGATTCTCGAATTCAATTGCATCGTGGAGTAATTATAGAGAATTTGAGATGCAAAATGGCATTTTTGGAGCAGTCTGGAGCACGATGTATTGTCATGCCATGCCATGTATCTCATGTCTGGTATAGAGAGATCTCCAATGGATGTTCAGTGACATTTCTCAATGCAGGAGACTGCGTTGCCAGTGAGCTCAAAGAAGCAAAACTAAAGCCACTTGAAGGTGGTAGTAAGGTGCGAGTTGGGGTGCTGGCAAGAGATACACCTTTGGTGGGAACTTTCTATCAGGAGAAGCTACAGCGTCAG ggctttgaggttgttttACCAGATAATCCAACCACGGAGCACATAATAATTCCAGCATTCGAAGCACTGAACCAAAAGGACATAGAAGGGGCCAGAAATCTTTTAAGGGTTGCAATTCAGATTCTTCTGGTGAAGGCTGTCAACATCATTATACTAGCTGCTGATGAATTTCAAGGTCTTTTACCCGGCAGCGATCCTCTTCTCAAGAAATGCATTGACCCTCTGGATTCTTTGGCCAGATCAACTATCCAATGGGCGAGATCAACTAAAGATGGCATGGCACATAGAACTTGGTTAACAAATAAATAG